A genome region from Pyrenophora tritici-repentis strain M4 chromosome 9, whole genome shotgun sequence includes the following:
- a CDS encoding SNC1, Synaptobrevin-VAMP protein: MKVLYIGILRNEVKPAVELCAERDLSSYSRFTRGSISEFMSFTAKTVAERTRPGQRQDVEEQQYTFHVYGRTEGICGLIITDQEYPALVAHQLLSKICDEFLAKYPRSAFATATEMSYPELKDYIVKYQDPQQADSIMKIQKELDETKIVLHKTIESVLERGEKIDNLVQKSDGLSAQSKMFYTQAKKQNSCCVVM, translated from the exons ATGAAGGTCCTTTACATCGGA ATTCTCAGGAACGAGGTCAAGCCCGCCGTCGAACTGTGCGCCGAACGAGACCTCTCAAGCTACAGTCGCTTCACTCGGGGCAGCATATCAGAGTTT ATGTCCTTCACAGCCAAGACAGTCGCTGAAAGGACACGACCAGGCCAAAGACAAGATGTTGAAGAACAAC AGTACACTTTCCACGTCTACGGCCGCACAGAAGGCATCTGCGGCCTTATAATCACCGACCAAGAATACCCCGCCCTCGTCGCCCACCAGCTCCTCTCCAAAATCTGCGACGAGTTCCTCGCCAAATACCCGCGCTCCGCTTTCGCTACCGCTACCGAGATGTCGTACCCAGAACTCAAGGACTACATTGTCAAATACCAAGATCCACAGCAGGCAGACAGCATCATGAAGATCCAAAAGGAGCTCGACGAGACCAAGATTGTGCTGCACAAGACTATCGAGAGTGTGTTGGAGCGGGGCGAGAAGATCGATAACCTGGTGCAAAAGAGCGATGGGTTGAGTGCACAGAGTAAGATGTTTTATACACAG GCCAAGAAGCAGAACTCGTGCTGTGTTGTCATGTGA
- a CDS encoding Atrophin-1 multi-domain protein → MQPKGLLRASVLLKGDDLRRFKDFQYWRSFGNPAVLDIADEYMTLPTAYEYYEFRSQHFDIHQAKNTGVAAQCRHPLHPGHPAVQPQQPEAEAGRDKRSPTEVAQWCPEVMRAYTVRKTDFANELLRVEDISHLEQKWETANSSTTPSVEAAQIYSATHALAIYNTILKFPGMATSPASTSPITVPPPLPKAITKKEDPLILPRPYDRNSPHACPMADGWAETSFKNDLDYNIRQCRLLLCDRNPSSDEEEQVTYRELHDEASQDLLVALVEEWLENLESETKKLYWIKNLTATTDLFAVHKGEDVLGEELFSDWSRLEESVAEDAGDGEVSEVEDGKVDEEEEWEDITLDEEESGDVKLEEQGESEDVMVEQQEEESEGGDGKVVEEEKEYSEDFMVEEEGESEDITVEEKSEDAMVEEESRDIMVEEQEYKTGTRKRKRAASVDLRSDPMDLDENDGDSTEVVGLFRG, encoded by the exons ATGCAGCCCAAAGGACTCCTCAGAGCGTCGGTGCTCCTGAAAGGCGATGACCTCAGGCGCTTCAAGGACTTCCAGTATTGGCGCAGTTTTGGCAACCCAGCAGTGCTAGACATAGCAGACGAGTACATGACTCTCCCCACTGCATACGAATACTACGAGTTCCGCAGCCAACACTTTGATATACATCAGGCCAAGAATACTGGAGTTGCTGCACAGTGTCGGCATCCGTTGCATCCTGGCCATCCTGCTGTGCAACCGCAACAGCCGGAGGCGGAGGCGGGTAGAGACAAGCGATCGCCAACGGAGGTAGCGCAATGGTGTCCT GAAGTCATGCGAGCATACACCGTCCGCAAGACGGATTTCGCAAACGAGCTGTTAAGGGTCGAAGACATCTCACACTTGGAGCAGAAATGGGAAACCGCAAATTCCAGCACCACCCCCAGCGTAGAAGCAGCACAGATATACAGCGCCACACATGCCCTCGCTATATACAACACGATACTAAAGTTCCCCGGTATGGCAACTTCCCCCGCATCAACCTCGCCCATCACAGtcccccctcccctccccAAGGCAATCACCAAAAAAGAAGACCCTCTCATTCTCCCCCGAC CCTACGACCGGAACTCTCCCCATGCCTGTCCCATGGCAGACGGCTGGGCAGAAACATCCTTCAAAAACGACCTTGATTACAACATCCGCCAATGCCGACTCCTCCTCTGCGACCGTAACCCATCGTCAGATGAAGAAGAACAAGTCACATACCGCGAACTGCACGACGAAGCCTCCCAAGATCTTCTCGTTGCGCTGGTGGAAGAGTGGCTGGAGAATCTGGAGAGTGAAACTAAGAAACTTTATTGGATTAAGAATTTGACTGCGACGACTGATCTTTTTGCCGTTCACAAAGGGGAGGATGTTCTTGGTGAGGAGTTGTTTTCGGACTGGAGTAGGTTGGAG GAGTCTGTGGCTGAGGATGCTGGGGATGGGGAAGTGAGTGAGGTTGAGGATGGGAAGGTAGATGAGGAGGAAGAGTGGGAGGATATCACGCTGGATGAGGAGGAGAGTGGGGATGTCAAGTTAGAAGAGCAGGGAGAGAGTGAGGATGTCATGGTTGAGCAACAAGAGGAAGAGAGTGAGGGTGGAGATGGGAaggtggtggaggaggagaaggaaTATAGTGAGGATTTCATGGTagaggaggagggagagAGTGAGGATATCACGGTAGAGGAGAAGAGTGAGGATGCCATGGTAGAGGAGGAGAGTCGGGATATCATGGTGGAGGAGCAGGAGTACAAAACGGGgacgaggaagagaaagagagCAGCAAGTGTAGATCTTCGGTCTGATCCCATGGATCTTGACGAGAACGACGGCGACAGCACTGAAGTTGTTGGCTTGTTCAGAGGGTAG
- a CDS encoding putative plasma membrane channel protein, whose product MSPQIEGKGTPAIPYFTSLSWSIYRVKIALLTPGSSSDMAKSKALQSNLDVDYVISYRFAKIDKPKAIAQFERLCEALANVGLQTEVRNGDSGSLLLFVRVASDEHLYGEVYRSRVRDWIHGVRTSAPSKVTRETLEAEPLYEAERLRIIYQLITNPTSEGGAGITPKEGEWENVDVFALHDHAYNKDWITKWTSQYILKTEDLDDIRNRLGEKIAFYFAFTQSYFTFLIPAAGFGLFSWLFFGSFSPIYGLASALWCTVFTEYWKHQESDLSVRWGVKGVSNIDLKKRDFAPEKTITDPVTGEQVGFFPASKRFQRQLLQIPFALIAAFSLGAVITTCFGIEVFISEVYKGPLKSVLVFIPTGILTTVNPVLNTILTKAATRLTEFENYETHGAYEKSLTQKIFVMNFIMSYLGIFLTAFVYVPFGKIIVPYLDVFNVAVRPFAEDEKQLHLNSASSSWTINPDRLRKQVIYFTVTAQVVNLGMELIVPYLKRRGLDKYKEFQTERAAKNGDSAPATAANDPPEDAEFLDRVRKEAELDVYDVTADLREMVVQFGYLSLFSVVWPLTAVSFLINDWIELRADAMKICVEMRRPTPWRADTIGPWLDSLSFLTWLGSLTTSAMVYMFWNDHTGPSGEPSNIQLWALLLTVFFAEHLFILFRWGVRLMLSKIDSPGLQKERRERFLVRKQYFEENLSQLQSMPRLSEKAAEITRTSLEEEARQGSLRDTTPEIKFWQRQRSWRESATVAKEFIDRAQNETVTETKKEL is encoded by the exons ATGTCGCCCCAAATAGAGGGGAAAGGCACGCCTGCTATTCCTTACTTCACATCGCTCTCCTGGTCCATTTACCGCGTCAAAATTGCCTTGCTCACCCCGGGCTCGTCGTCTGACATGGCCAAATCAAAGGCGCTGCAGAGCAACCTGGACGTCGACTACGTGATTAGCTATCGCTTCGCGAAGATTG ACAAGCCAAAGGCAATTGCGCAGTTTGAGAGGCTGTGTGAGGCTCTCGCCAATGTGGGGCTACAGACTGAAGTCCGCAATGGAGATTCGGGTTCTCTACTACTCTTTGTAAGGGTTGCGTCAGATGAGCACTTGTACGGCGAAGTATACAGATCCCG AGTCCGCGATTGGATCCATGGCGTTCGAACATCAGCCCCTTCTAAAGTCACGCGCGAAACGCTCGAAGCAGAACCCCTATACGAGGCCGAGAGACTGCGAATCATATATCAACTCATCACGAACCCCACATCTGAAGGCGGAGCCGGTATCACGCCCAAGGAGGGAGAATGGGAGAATGTGGACGTCTTTGCTCTACACGACCACGCCTATAACAAGGACTGGATCACCAAGTGGACCTCGCAGTACATTCTCAAGACCGAGGATCTGGACGACATCAGGAATCGCCTAGGAGAGAAG ATTGCCTTCTATTTCGCCTTCACCCAGTCCTACTTCACCTTCCTTATTCCAGCCGCTGGATTTGGACTCTTCTCATGGCTCTTCTTCGGTTCCTTCTCACCCATCTACGGTCTCGCGAGCGCCTTGTGGTGCACCGTCTTCACCGAATACTGGAAACACCAGGAAAGCGACTTGAGCGTTCGCTGGGGTGTAAAGGGAGTGTCAAACATCGATCTCAAGAAGAGGGATTTCGCACCTGAAAAGACCATCACCGACCCCGTGACGGGAGAACAAGTTGGCTTCTTTCCCGCATCGAAGCGCTTCCAGAGGCAGCTGTTGCAAATCCCATTTGCACTGATCGCCGCTTTCTCGCTCGGGGCTGTCATTACCACATGCTTCGGCATAGAAGTATTCATATCTGAAGTTTACAAGGGACCACTCAAGAGTGTCCTG GTCTTCATCCCCACGGGTATACTTACAACCGTCAACCCTGTCCTCAACACCATTTTGACCAAAGCCGCTACTCGACTAACTGAATTCGAAAACTATGAGACTCACGGCGCATACGAGAAGTCCTTGACCCAGAAGATCTTTGTCATGAACTTCATCATGTCTTACCTTGGTATCTTCCTGACCGCTTTCGTCTACGTACCTTTCGGCAAGATCATCGTGCCTTACCTTGATGTCTTCAACGTCGCCGTTCGGCCCTTTGCTGAGGACGAGAAGCAGCTGCACCTCAACTCGGCAAGCTCTAGCTGGACTATCAACCCCGATCGTCTTCGTAAGCAGGTCATCTACTTCACAGTCACCGCTCAAGTGGTCAACTTGGGCATGGAGCTCATCGTTCCATATCTCAAGCGTCGCGGCCTCGACAAATACAAGGAGTTTCAGACTGAGAGAGCCGCTAAGAACGGCGACTCAGCACCTGCTACTGCTGCCAATGACCCACCAGAAGACGCTGAATTCCTTGACCGTGTCCGCAAAGAAGCCGAGCTTGATGTTTACGACGTTACTGCTGACCTTCGCGAAATGGTTGTGCAGTTTGGATACCTGTCCCTGTTTTCTGTTGTATGGCCCCTTACCGCTGTTTCCTTCCTCATCAACGATTGGATCGAGCTGCGAGCCGACGCAATGAAGATTTGCGTGGAGATGCGTCGACCCACTCCATGGCGCGCTGACACAATCGGCCCCTGGTTGGATTCTCTCTCGTTCCTGACCTGGCTCGGGAGTCTTACCACTTCTGCTATGGTTTACATGTTCTGGAATGACCACACCGGCCCCAGTGGCGAACCTTCCAACATCCAACTTTGGGCCCTTCTTCTTACCGTCTTCTTCGCTGAACACCTCTTCATTCTTTTCCGCTGGGGTGTCCGCCTCATGTTGTCCAAGATTGACTCTCCTGGTCTTCAAAAGGAGCGTCGCGAACGCTTCCTCGTTCGCAAGCAGTACTTTGAAGAGAACCTCAGCCAGTTGCAGAGTATGCCCAGGTTGAGCGAGAAGGCAGCAGAGATAACTCGGACGAGTCTTGAGGAAGAGGCGCGACAGGGCAGCCTGAGGGATACTACGCCTGAGATTAAGTTCTGGCAGAGGCAGAGGAGCTGGAGGGAAAGTGCCACTGTTGCCAAGGAATTTATCGACAGGGCGCAGAATGAGACTGTGACAGAGACGAAGAAGGAGTTGTAG
- a CDS encoding TyrA, Prephenate dehydrogenase — translation MENGKSVGIIGMGDMGKMYARRLSTAGWKVNACDLPEKLDMLVEEFRDFPNVEIMQSGHLVSRCSDFIIYSVEAKNIDAVVKAFGPSTKVGAIVGGQTSCKAPEMEAFERHLPKDVSIVSVHSLHGPGIDPKGQPLVLIKYRASDADFQFVENVMFCLGSKHVYLSAEQHDRITADTQAVTHAAFLSMGGAWFANNQFPWDSSRYVGGIENVKMNITLRIYSNKWHVYAGLAILNPDAKRQIKQYAESVTELFKLMLAGQRDELRERVHTARKAVFGDNKDGKKLLLRDDLLDRFALGAIPEKKLKNNHLSLLAMVDCWWKLGIVPYDHMICSTPPSRMWLGITEYLFCNPALLEEAIETAIDDNTFRTDDLEFTFAARDWSSRVSLGNFDGYREKFEEIQKYFEPRFPEATKLGNEMIKVILQKTQDI, via the exons ATGGAAAACGGCAAGAGCGTTGGTATTATCGGCATGGGCGACATGGGAAAGATGTACGCCCGGCGTCTGAGCACAGCTGGATGGAA GGTCAACGCCTGCGATCTTCCAGAAAAGCTTGATATGCTGGTGGAAGAGTTCCGGGACTTT CCCAATGTTGAAATCATGCAAAGCGGTCATCTCGTATCCCGATGCAGCGACTTCATCATCTACAGCGTTGAGGCGAAGAACATCGATGCGGTCGTGAAGGCTTTCGGTCCTT CTACCAAGGTTGGCGCCATTGTCGGCGGTCAGACATCGTGCAAGGCTCCGGAGATGGAGGCTTTCGAGAGACATCTCCCCAAAGATGTCAGCATTGTCTCAGTCCACTCTTTGCATGGGCCTGGCATAGATCCGAAAGGGCAGCCATTGGTGTTGATCAAGTACCGAGCCTCAGATGCAGATTTCCAATTCGTCGAGAATGTCATGTTCTGCCTCGGCTCGAAGCATGTCTATCTTTCTGCCGAACAGCATGATCGCATCACAGCGGATACACAGGCCGTTACACACGCTGCCTTCCTCAGTATGGGTGGTGCATGGTTTGCCAACAACCAGTTCCCATGGGACAGCTCCCGCTACGTGGGTGGTATCGAGAACGTAAAGATGAACATCACGCTCCGAATCTACTCCAACAAGTGGCACGTCTACGCTGGTCTTGCCATTCTCAACCCCGATGCGAAGAGGCAGATTAAGCAATATGCGGAGTCAGTCACGGAACTTTTCAAGCTTATGCTTGCTGGACAGCGAGACGAACTACGTGAACGTGTGCATACCGCGCGCAAAGCAGTCTTTGGTGACAATAAGGACGGCAAGAAGCTACTTTTGCGAGACGATTTGCTTGACCGATTCGCTCTAGGCGCGATCCCGGAGAAGAAGCTGAAGAACAACCATCTGAGCCTACTCGCCATGGTAGACTGCTGGTGGAAGCTGGGTATTGTGCCGTACGACCACATGATCTGCTCGACTCCT CCATCTCGCATGTGGCTCGGCATAACAGAGTACCTCTTCTGCAACCCCGCCCTTCTCGAAGAAGCCATCGAAACAGCCATCGACGACAACACGTTCCGCACCGACGACCTCGAGTTTACCTTTGCCGCTAGAGATTGGAGCTCGCGTGTCAGTCTGGGTAATTTCGACGGTTACCGGGAGAAATTTGAGGAGATACAGAAATATTTTGAGCCCAGGTTTCCTGAGGCGACCAAGCTGGGAAACGAGATGATCAAGGTTATACTGCAGAAGACGCAGGATATTTGA
- a CDS encoding RpsK, Ribosomal protein S11 — protein MPPKAKVARAPQENIQLGPQVREGELVFGVARIFASFNDTFVHITDLSGRETISRVTGGMKVKADRDESSPYAAMLAAQDVAARCKELGITALHVKIRATGGNGTKTPGPGAQSALRALARAGMRIGRIEDVTPTPSDSTRRKGGRRGRRL, from the exons ATGCCTCCCAAAGCCAAGGTCGCACGCGCTCCCCAGGAGAACATCCAACTCGGACCCCAGGTCCGCGAG GGTGAGCTTGTCTTCGGCGTTGCCCGTATCTTCGCCTCCTTCAACGACACCTTCGTCCACATCACCGATCTTTCCGGCCGCGAAACCATCTCCCGTGTCACCGGT GGCATGAAGGTCAAGGCCGACCGTGACGAGAGCTCCCCCTACGCCGCTATGTTGGCAGCCCAGGACGTTGCTGCCCGCTGCAAGG AACTCGGTATCACCGCTCTCCACGTCAAGATCCGAGCCACTGGTGGTAACGGCACCAAGACCCCCGGCCCCGGTGCCCAGTCCGCTCTCCGCGCTCTTGCCCGTGCCGGTATGCGCATCGGACGTATCGAGGATGTTACCCCCACCCCCTCCGACTCTACCCGAAGGAAGGGAGGTCGCCGTGGTCGTCGTCTCTGA